A genomic window from Yarrowia lipolytica chromosome 1D, complete sequence includes:
- a CDS encoding uncharacterized protein (Compare to YALI0D15862g, weakly similar to uniprot|P40317 Saccharomyces cerevisiae YDR006c SOK1 high copy suppressor of a cyclic AMP-dependent protein kinase, similar to Saccharomyces cerevisiae SOK1 (YDR006C); ancestral locus Anc_3.195): protein MAAAPFIRRRQVGRLHHQAERDMDQIYTDDETSDRRQATRGSTATTTRRCSRHVPGPAATAVAAHAAAAAAAATATHNSTPDDETQPSKKVKLDGVRTWARSRSLPIIDREASATASASAAGHVTHMNHVISQPTVNHFNPAFNGNSFGGSKRKREEEAVSPVAASAAPTKISNSNTRPASAAPFGSSTKISAVKPATKSSTTTTATAPLPPVNINSLREIDLAEIFKNPRLRHDIVFDPQLQFRPNLDGERGKRKRQSTQRYWDGITAEVEGVWAAADSAQPCTSHFGTLTTLFTTLRQVLVSLLPVKDRETIESDLDSDLVQQQLCHHCFDFVSFSHWLSNVFKAHCAPMRDSWVDQMVVRINAGWKEKNSRKLTEGLRMIFAILEAMKLDVANHQIRSLRPILVDTAVDFEQDYYEQVVEKRRFDIASSCQWFAAAAASTERPAAAGATKHYKTALIGAVTQLITCSSSDFPATFGFDFARLSAFRSDLRQLVCLQLCSMLLQQLVATRGDAKAKKLVADAEYQSKLKTDCLAIVLSSSGNSKWTKNVSGLALELAKRVEAVVNEKPATLPSTELTSLASNWLTNNILPSSAMYKLVEKRLVKEIVTGVEIRILDTSAVSTNSTSTVTPLIEKLSLLTKFHWDVFSKYYIAYVESAK, encoded by the coding sequence ACCATCAAGCCGAAAGAGACATGGACCAGATATATACGGACGACGAAACCAGTGATAGACGACAAGCCACTCGAGGCTCCACTGCCACGACAACCCGACGATGCTCACGACATGTCCCGGGCCCTGCTGCTACCGCCGTTGCCGCCCATGCTGCCGCAGCTGCCGCCGCTGCTACAGCAACACACAACTCCACGCCTGACGATGAGACGCAACCGTCGAAAAAGGTGAAGCTGGACGGAGTTCGTACGTGGGCTCGAAGTCGCTCGCTGCCCATCATTGACCGAGAAGCCAGTGCCACGGCCtcagcttctgctgccgGTCATGTGACCCACATGAACCATGTGATTAGTCAGCCCACTGTGAACCACTTCAACCCCGCCTTTAACGGCAACAGCTTTGGTGGTAGCAAGCGAAAGCGGGAGGAGGAAGCCGTTTCTCCCGTTGCTGCCTCCGCAGCACCTACGAAAATTAGTAACAGTAACACTCGACCTGCATCTGCTGCCCCGTTTGGCAGTAGCACCAAAATCTCTGCAGTTAAGCCTGCCACAAAGAGCTCTACTACAACAACTGCCACCGCTCCTCTGCCACCAGTAAACATCAACTCGCTGCGGGAAATCGATCTTGCCGAAATCTTCAAAAACCCCCGCCTGCGCCACGACATTGTGTTCGATCCTCAACTGCAGTTCCGCCCCAATTTGGACGGCGAGCGAGGCAAGAGAAAGCGACAAAGCACACAGCGATATTGGGACGGTATTACCGCTGAGGTTGAGGGAGTGTGGGCCGCAGCCGACTCTGCTCAGCCATGCACCTCGCATTTTGGCACCCTCACAACTCTCTTCACTACTCTGCGACAGGTGCTGGTGTCTCTGCTGCCTGTCAAGGACCGCGAGACAATCGAATCTGACCTGGACTCAGACCTagtgcagcagcagctgtgCCACCACTGCTTTGACTTTGTGTCCTTTTCGCACTGGCTCAGCAACGTGTTCAAGGCGCACTGTGCGCCTATGCGAGACAGCTGGGTCGACCAGATGGTGGTGCGCATCAACGCTGGCTGGAAGGAAAAGAACAGTCGTAAACTTACCGAGGGATTGCGGATGATTTTTGCCATTTTAGAGGCCATGAAGCTCGACGTTGCAAACCACCAGATCCGGTCACTTCGACCCATTCTGGTGGACACTGCTGTAGACTTTGAGCAGGACTACTATGAGCAGGTGGTGGAAAAGCGACGGTTCGACATTGCCAGCAGCTGCCAGTGgtttgctgctgccgctgcaTCGACCGAACGACCCGCCGCTGCGGGCGCCACCAAGCACTACAAGACCGCCCTCATTGGCGCAGTGACCCAGCTCATCACGTGCAGTAGCAGTGACTTCCCCGCCACCTTTGGCTTTGACTTTGCTCGTCTGTCGGCCTTCCGATCTGACCTGCGCCAGCTGGTCTGCCTGCAGCTGTGCTCCATGTTGCTTCAGCAATTGGTGGCCACCCGTGGTGATGCtaaggccaagaagctggttGCCGATGCCGAGTACCagtccaagctcaagacgGACTGCCTGGCTATCGTTCTGAGCAGCAGTGGAAACAGCAAGTGGACCAAGAACGTGTCTGGCCTTGCTCTGGAACTCGCCAAGCGTGTGGAGGCGGTAGTCAACGAAAAACCCGCGACTCTGCCCTCGACTGAGCTCACTTCTCTGGCCTCCAACTGGCTCACAAACAACATTCTCCCTTCGTCAGCCATGTACAAACTGGTGGAAAAACGGCTGgtgaaggagattgtgaCTGGTGTGGAAATTCGAATTCTCGACACCTCTGCTGTCTCTACTAACTCTACTTCCACAGTCACTCCTCTCATTGAAAAACTCTCTCTTTTGACAAAGTTCCACTGGGACGTCTTTTCAAAATATTATATTGCATATGTCGAGTCTGccaaataa